One window from the genome of Elaeis guineensis isolate ETL-2024a chromosome 5, EG11, whole genome shotgun sequence encodes:
- the LOC105045121 gene encoding UPF0481 protein At3g47200-like, translating into MAAKPEEHSVDIDLQLVNSMVQKVRSLGDSGSWKDGLRTIHRVPLNIRKRDENAYNPKILSIGPYHRGALKLQAMEVHKMRYLSELLGSNLIPNITKCVKRIQELEKVARNCYSEIIDLSSEKFAEMMLLDGCFIIQFLIQRNQNEARKQKRREAGDPIYVVSWMSPLIRHDLLILENQIPFIILKAIFDVVQSSSQENRPSLMVLALNYITHGKETEIPPKMYDHEPHHLLHLHHLFHSCDLPPPAPSTPTCCHPLVKFFLKFLPLRRATSDIHFTEDRTPRTIPCASELREAGVRFRKKESKSFLDVTFSNRVLQMPLLSIGNSTNPLFRNLIAFEQCCPSAGSYFTSYAVLIDDLINTPRDVAILQSWGILENKLGSDEDVALLFNRLLVDVTSTAESNTYAELFKKVNTHCGSKWNKWRAKLVREYFSNPWSIISLLAAIVLLVLTINRPSSL; encoded by the coding sequence ATGGCAGCAAAACCTGAAGAGCACTCGGTAGATATTGATTTGCAGCTGGTAAACTCGATGGTACAAAAAGTCCGCTCTCTGGGAGACAGTGGTTCATGGAAAGATGGCCTCCGCACAATCCACCGGGTCCCCCTCAACATCCGGAAGCGTGACGAAAATGCCTACAATCCCAAAATTTTATCAATCGGCCCATACCACCGTGGCGCTCTAAAGCTCCAAGCCATGGAAGTGCACAAAATGAGGTACCTCAGCGAACTACTTGGCTCCAACCTTATACCCAACATCACGAAGTGTGTCAAAAGGATCCAGGAGCTGGAGAAAGTAGCAAGGAACTGCTACTCTGAAATAATTGACCTCAGCAGCGAGAAGTTTGCGGAAATGATGCTGCTCGACGGCTGCTTCATCATCCAGTTCTTGATACAAAGGAACCAAAATGAAGCAAGGAAACAGAAGAGGAGGGAAGCTGGCGATCCTATCTATGTTGTGAGCTGGATGTCACCTCTCATAAGGCATGACCTGCTGATACTCGAGAACCAGATTCCCTTCATCATCCTGAAGGCCATCTTCGATGTCGTGCAGAGTTCCTCACAGGAAAATCGACCCTCACTCATGGTGCTAGCACTCAATTACATCACACATGGAAAGGAAACTGAAATCCCTCCAAAAATGTATGATCACGAACCACATCATTTGCTGCATTTGCACCATTTGTTTCATTCATGTGACCTTCCACCTCCAGCACCCTCCACCCCCACTTGCTGTCATCCCTTGGttaaatttttcttaaaatttctgCCTCTACGACGAGCCACTTCGGACATTCATTTCACCGAGGATCGAACCCCGAGAACGATCCCGTGTGCGTCAGAGCTCAGGGAGGCTGGCGTCCGGTTTAGGAAGAAGGAGAGCAAGAGCTTCTTGGATGTCACATTCAGCAATCGTGTACTCCAAATGCCATTGCTATCGATCGGTAACTCGACCAACCCCTTGTTCCGTAACCTCATCGCCTTCGAGCAGTGCTGCCCGAGTGCAGGGAGCTATTTCACATCTTATGCAGTGCTGATAGATGACTTAATTAACACGCCAAGGGACGTAGCCATCCTCCAGAGCTGGGGGATCCTCGAGAACAAGCTGGGGAGCGACGAGGACGTCGCACTGCTCTTCAACCGGCTGCTGGTGGATGTCACGTCCACGGCGGAAAGCAACACCTACGCCGAGCTCTTCAAGAAGGTGAACACGCACTGTGGATCCAAGTGGAACAAGTGGCGAGCAAAGCTGGTGCGCGAGTACTTCAGCAACCCATGGTCCATCATCTCGCTGCTAGCCGCCATTGTTCTGCTGGTTCTAACCATCAACAGACCGTCTTCTCTATAA
- the LOC105045042 gene encoding outer envelope pore protein 16-2, chloroplastic, which produces MSSNSNLETRTLLDEIRSLEKGWLFDFGHPLLNRIAESFVKAAGIGAIQAVSREAYLTAVEGAGADPGAIPDMTSSKRHRFPDLRGENCTKSLEATVKSTGKEAFQWGMAAGMYSGLTYGLREARGSHDWKNSAVAGAITGAAVALTSDDTSHEQIVQFAITGAALSTAANLLSGIF; this is translated from the exons ATGAGCAGCAACAGTAACTTGGAGACGCGGACGCTGCTGGACGAAATCCGGAGCCTGGAGAAGGGCTGGCTCTTCGACTTCGGCCACCCCCTCCTCAACCGCATCGCCGAGAGCTTCGTCAAGGCCGCAGGG ATCGGCGCGATCCAGGCGGTCTCGCGCGAGGCCTATCTCACCGCGGTGGAAG GTGCCGGCGCGGATCCTGGTGCAATTCCGGACATGACGAGTAGCAAGAGGCATAGGTTTCCCGATCTGAGAG GAGAGAACTGCACGAAGTCACTTGAAGCAACG GTAAAGAGCACCGGGAAAGAGGCATTCCAATGGG GAATGGCTGCTGGCATGTATTCCGGCCTAACTTATGGCTTGAGGGAAGCTCGAGGATCTCATGATTGG AAGAATAGTGCAGTTGCTGGTGCAATCACTGGAGCTGCAGTGGCTTTGACCTCCGATGACACTTCTCATGAGCAGATTGTTCAGTTTGCAATCACTGGTGCCGCACTTTCCACTGCTGCAAATTTACTCAGTGGCATATTCTAA